In Leptospira bandrabouensis, the sequence TGATCAAATCATAGTTTCTAGAAATCCAACAAGCGCACCCCCAGCCTTTCCTCAGTCTTTCTTTCCAGAAAAACCGAAGTTTTTACAATCCAGTGAATTCAAAACGAGCCATATTCATACCAAAGAAGCATATCTTCTTATGGAATCAGAAGAAAGTATAGAAAACATTCGCAAACGAATCGAAACAAGAGCCGCCCAAGGCGATTGGAAACTAATTGATCAAACAGAAAAAAATGGTGAGGTAACCTATTTATTGGAAGGATTTATTAAAAAATCCCTTTCCATTATCATTTCAGATAATGGAAGTTCCACAAGTTACATTCGGTTTTACTTTAAAAAACATTCCAGTTACTAATTATGAATTGGATAAAGAATAAAAACGAAACCATCGTCTATCTTTTACTCAGTGCTATTTTTATAGGTACTTGTCTTACTTTATTTTTTGTATTTAAACCCTTTCTATGGGCAAGTTTTCTTGCTCTATTATTTTATCTCACAACAAGGAAAATTCACAAAAAACTAAAGAATGTTTTAGGTGTCAAATTTCATGGTCTCTCACCTTACATTATGGTCATCCTAATGCTTGCGGGAGTTTTCATTCCTTCCTATCTGATTGTATCTACATTAATTAGAGAATCTTTAAATTTAGTCAGTTATATTAGAAACCAACTCACAGAAGAATCCATTGTTGCGTTGTTATTAAATAGTCCGATGTTAACTGATTTTTTTACAGAAAATGAATTTTTCTGGATCAAACTTCCATTGATGTACCGGGAATATGTGGGTCAACACATGGATATATTGAACTTGGATTCTATTTATAGTTTATTAAAGAATTCATCCGGATTTTTACTTGGATCATTTGAAGTTCCTGGTGCCATCATCTTCAATGCATTTTTTACCTTTATCTTACTTTTCTTTTTATATAAAGAAGGAAGTCGGATGGAACATGGTCTTTTTGTTTTGTTACCATTCCCAACAGAAATTGAAGAACGATTAGGGCGAAGGATTGAAGAAGCCATTCGAACTGTAATGATGGGAAATCTTTTTATATCCTTATTACAAGGTGCCTTAGTTTATGTTTTGTTACTCTTCACTTCGGTTTCGAATAAATTTTTACTTTCTAGCATTGCCACAATTTTTTCTTTAATTCCAGTGGTGGGAACCTCTGTGGTTTGGTTGCCCATTGGATTATATATTGGTTTAGTTCAGGAAAATTGGACGGGAAGTGTCCTTTTTATGATCGCAGGTGGGGCAAGTTATTTGATTTTAGAAAACTTAGTAAAACCTAAAATTTTAGATAAAAAACTAAAAACACATCCATTTTTGATCTTTTTATCCCTGATCGGCGGTTTACAAGAGTTTGGTGTAGCTGGGATCATTATCGGTCCCATGGCTTTAACGCTTGTCATTATCCTTTGGGATTTTTGGAAAATCTTTAGAGAAACACGGTTTCAAAATCTATAAATGGAACTTGTAGACTCATCTCTCAGTGTCAGTGA encodes:
- a CDS encoding AI-2E family transporter produces the protein MNWIKNKNETIVYLLLSAIFIGTCLTLFFVFKPFLWASFLALLFYLTTRKIHKKLKNVLGVKFHGLSPYIMVILMLAGVFIPSYLIVSTLIRESLNLVSYIRNQLTEESIVALLLNSPMLTDFFTENEFFWIKLPLMYREYVGQHMDILNLDSIYSLLKNSSGFLLGSFEVPGAIIFNAFFTFILLFFLYKEGSRMEHGLFVLLPFPTEIEERLGRRIEEAIRTVMMGNLFISLLQGALVYVLLLFTSVSNKFLLSSIATIFSLIPVVGTSVVWLPIGLYIGLVQENWTGSVLFMIAGGASYLILENLVKPKILDKKLKTHPFLIFLSLIGGLQEFGVAGIIIGPMALTLVIILWDFWKIFRETRFQNL